One segment of Purpureocillium takamizusanense chromosome 7, complete sequence DNA contains the following:
- a CDS encoding Ubiquitinyl hydrolase 1 (EggNog:ENOG503NUAQ~MEROPS:MER0185433~COG:O), translating to MAPDSPPSTFAPELPEVASSPEHPSTRPNPFDDGDVSSRKRRRTSASGSPAASLDTANPVHDASSSTTLEGDQSWSGSTMAMDEKPTIPRTPEQRQASPEPPPSRVTINLRRRSESGSPPESPTSLEPTHSGIDPTLPDAAEIRENARNSDAETTEELPAESGSTPSSRPGTSPAVEVIQITESEEAYSGNDQDMEISAAISGTSAVDDTLLIADPTPQFPYRQPSERLSATVQRLTDYLSSNKIVDGHVFDDIVTWLNDYLQFAKQKGAIVVLESRLINRDFWQSFPQIIVCLLPRRWELLKHPVLRNRLLSLYTAFTRLIAHNIALDTIALQSISSADGASAPAIFAPAYIQQLRNTVSSIDYQPDQMNEPVSEPGWNPINLELYLFRILHDSTAGCAESLAQLVDALAGAVSRWPKLADHLAPLSLALTDYTRAALRGLNESQNEDKRANGDLAVCHQMMETMSTALMAVIDKHIASLSPDCASTAIQCLAEVLPMSLRSDNQQAKDRFTKHRARYPTLVLKTVYEAIAWDWKVDALEKLVRSSQMNMRMAGVTTLCTHLVSLWKRFNDGVEDCSVDVVEHLAEYLLHIGLVDYILGGSCHPEIIIECANVIGFLVVTKTYRAEHSDMIWHGLTSSQDPRVVDALRRVLTTISALFDQAELLHICKRFQSLPLEHFTVSVRTALDNILGEMMRRCNGDHSTLPYYPYVLCLRLLRESSAISHESQIADQEVQRLAMQKFKELLGYGPDAEGRAQLYQSCIHDIASKSTTTLGSLWCLSMAIRNTTVTQMQVLAEHHDLARLIVEELEHAELADRSGAGCAVFSGTINHPRREFVTNLIQLQPGSIDNDLGARLWNLLVGSGSACPDDRRAGWHIILSVSRRTSFRNTFLDTCFTSLLPKLPTEYLCDGVLEFIKEKLQCFSNEGGTLLDDETHVVQTAIEQLWRLILEADDSTLVNQAIATLALGVYLEGCSVAGHPLPHARRMHLALVGRCLNQLKGAADTLKRSVDGSPSSDGDSMIIVLSETETARQERVFTRSLQLLRFFLKKYQSKPNFAVADLRSYMSRTPDPVEGDSAQLKYQSFDGDEQTDIMPLNIGKLNTVSSLLATLREETGFDNYRAYYRGRQLLPAEGDSCKSLQELDIQDGFIIVKREENYSSSPVRIKPGSLPLEVEVLAHFEELWDYLSMEERIAEEIYDFVVNIPADGYIMSQFDSDSTSSYRELFLPGQPFKSLYAIHALTEYVESPRRTTAAAPPAQSPESNATFKVHDEVLHRSLRLIIQALSDPSVLVGTTTRLKMRVASALMQTFVKLTQGTHRCIASEAVCNPVNGPAPKRLFELLYNALECQGDAGLPLIASTCVAILRLGQSDQNFWANMAQEPAFHDLIQTLVLYDPRRAVRMTAVELLENFVDADAPPYDDNEDRATSSEDPAVHGLAQYLWPVVSELIRDAVQLPDQCHELFKLLKKLLVHLGGQIDLGRLASQISRLLLEHGTTEHMSDQDPHDPVIAGLAALLLLCLNEDSALVASAIWPEKFIRHLFTRHLFPERVKEGSLSVSRIVLNTDTRAKLYEIIYRFASQDCDELHEVLDLLNQLVPFFEDDNDEPYLYDLPQQFDRFKALRAPCGYAGLRNLSNTCYLNALLTQLYMNPSFRQFILSVNTEDPSDTQELLFHTQNVFGYLQESYRRYVDPITFVSAIKTYDDTMIDIYNQMDVDEFYNLLFDRWEGQFPLAEDRKQLRSFYGGQLVQQVKSKECEHISERLEPFSAIQCDIKGNGTLEESLQAYVGGEVMDGDNKYKCSTCDRHVAAVKRACLKDVPDNVIFHLKRFDFNLRTLQRSKINDRFSFPRKIDLRPYTMEHLSNPDAAAEEDIFELVGVLVHTGTAESGHYYSYVRERPCTPGVDSWVEFNDDIVTPWDPSHLANATFGGPDHRAAFDGNGIIYDKAYSAYMLFYQRSSSLEAQQSVMTTQNLSTPLRVEVPGPLQEHIVAENTVILKRHCLFDPSHTMFVHSCFARGKQMERQFASLEDRGHELQSLAVEVALSHLDQIVSRTKDTPFFVPYSKTLQDAVSDCPKCALELIEYFLLRHSAYRALIQRSPEQHVRAFAGEIMIRAVKKIAEELPQVYNGDSHHVIDAASIADGLDPDDMSRHSSLAPDGDVARQPVLRGMVTLLNYLWQFFHLHLRSWDEVFGTMLAFSKLGPREAVALLSEDFLERLLRIITADTSSHLAANYARMLTAILRRGNRAPSYSAIICLIDHLMSQLHPTFGAEFIIEDASDRLDQETPVPWTSEEVQIIHDEPVGRVGSLFVEKVLSIDQAREATRSIVSRLTTMGSYMEVKVLETLSRNTQIDSVNPHFEAFLKGAERYIESTRATKHVELLIRHICDQARKSQNYEGAALLSFMRFAMRSQQPDEAAAEARRLYCRDLIPSWAPYLLVYPDTDTRHDAEQLIEKEIFEQRFARASAGDEDTGELDNTESLIAVESLDEVMHQLATQCLVYLREAHIKRRVRIERQAAYCILRVVGKCAPQPGSAQETRLDDDIMFSAIQSGMRSFALWPAGVVDSSDNVAEIVEPLQRLMVDEVDDDVSGESDSLVTASKARRHMD from the exons ATGGCGCCGGACTCACCACCCTCCACATTCGCTCCCGAGCTGCCGGAAGTAGCCTCTTCCCCTGAGCATCCTTCAACCCGCCCTAATCCATttgacgacggtgacgtctcgtcgcgcaagcgccgccgcacctcaGCCTCTGGATCCCCTGCAGCATCTCTCGACACCGCGAACCCAGTTCATGACGCCTCGAGCTCCACCACACTTGAGGGCGATCAGTCCTGGTCTGGAAgcaccatggccatggacgaAAAGCCTACCATTCCACGCACACCGGAGCAACGACAGGCCTCCCCCGAACCGCCACCTAGCCGCGTGACCATCAATCTCCGCAGACGCTCAGAGTCAGGCTCGCCACCAGAGTCGCCCACATCCCTCGAGCCGACGCATTCCGGAATTGACCCCACGCTTCCGGACGCTGCTGAAATTCGGGAGAATGCACGAAACTCCGATGCAGAGACGACGGAGGAACTGCCTGCCGAATCTGGGAGcacgccatcgtcaaggcCTGGCACGAGCCCTGCTGTTGAGGTCATCCAAATCACCGAATCAGAGGAAGCCTATAGCGGTAATGATCAGGATATGGAGATTTCAGCTGCGATATCCGGCACTTCAGCGGTAGATGACACCCTGCTCATCGCCGATCCAACACCTCAGTTCCCATACCGTCAGCCATCTGAGCGACTGTCCGCGACAGTACAGCGCCTGACTGACTATCTTTCATCAA ATAAAATTGTGGACGGCCACGTCttcgacgacatcgtcacTTGGCTGAATGATTATCTCCAGTTTGCGAAACAGAAGGGCGCAATTGTCGTATTGGAGTCGAGGCTTATCAATAGAGACTTTTGGCAGTCATTCCCACAGATCATTGTCTGTCTCTTGCCGCGAAG GTGGGAGCTCTTGAAACACCCAGTACTGAGGAACCGTCTCTTGAGCCTGTATACCGCATTCACACGGTTGATTGCACACAATATCGCACTCGATACAATTGCCCTACAAAGCATCTCATCTGCTGATGGCGCTTCAGCGCCGGCTATCTTTGCTCCCGCATACATTCAACAGCTTCGTAACACGGTGTCGTCCATCGACTACCAGCCCGACCAGATGAACGAGCCCGTGTCCGAGCCCGGCTGGAATCCTATCAACCTGGAACTTTACCTCTTCAGAATCTTGCATGACAGCACAGCAGGTTGTGCCGAGAGTCTTGCACAGCTCGTTGAcgcgctggccggcgccgtttCTCGATGGCCGAAGCTGGCAGATCACCTGGCGCCTCTGAGCCTTGCCCTAACGGACTATACTCGCGCTGCGTTACGCGGCCTGAATGAGAGCCAAAATGAGGATAAACGCGCCAACGGCGATCTTGCCGTCTGCCATCAGATGATGGAAACAATGTCAACTGCCTTGATGGCGGTGATCGACAAGCACATCGCGAGCCTAAGCCCAGACTGTGCCAGTACAGCGATCCAGTGCCTCGCTGAAGTTCTGCCCATGTCTTTGCGCAGTGATAACCAGCAAGCAAAAGATCGATTCACGAAACACAGAGCTCGATACCCGACACTGGTCTTGAAGACTGTGTATGAAGCAATTGCGTGGGATTGGAAAGTGGATGCCTTGGAAAAGCTCGTTCGATCGAGTCAGATGAACATGCGCATGGCCGGCGTCACCACGTTGTGCACGCATCTCGTCTCCCTGTGGAAGCGTTTTAACGACGGCGTCGAAGACTGCAGCGTTGATGTGGTCGAGCACTTGGCCGAATACCTGCTTCATATCGGGCTTGTTGACtacatcctcggcggcagctgccaTCCGGAAATCATAATTGAGTGTGCAAACGTCATCGGCTTTTTGGTTGTTACGAAAACCTACCGTGCGGAGCACTCCGATATGATATGGCACGGCTTGACATCAAGCCAGGATCCTCGTGTTGTGGATGCCCTGAGGCGCGTACTCACTACTATTTCGGCGCTGTTTGACCAGGCGGAGCTCTTGCACATCTGCAAAAGGTTTCAGTCACTTCCTCTGGAGCATTTCACGGTGTCGGTTCGAACTGCCCTGGACAATATCCTGGGTGAAATGATGCGCCGATGCAACGGGGATCATTCTACGCTTCCCTATTACCCATACGTCCTCTGCCTGCGTCTGCTGAGAGAGTCGTCTGCTATCTCTCATGAGTCCCAAATCGCGGATCAAGAGGTTCAGCGTCTCGCGATGCAAAAGTTCAAGGAACTCCTTGGCTACGGCCCCGATGCTGAAGGTCGGGCCCAGTTGTACCAGAGCTGTATCCATGACATTGCTTCCAAGTCTACCACAACATTGGGAAGCCTTTGGTGCCTTTCAATGGCAATACGCAATACGACGGTTACTCAGATGCAAGTCTTGGCAGAACACCACGACCTGGCGAGGTTGATTGTGGAGGAATTAGAACACGCTGAGCTCGCGGATCGATCCGGGGCAGGATGCGCCGTGTTTTCCGGCACCATCAACCATCCACGACGGGAGTTTGTGACCAACCTCATCCAGCTGCAGCCTGGATCTATCGACAATGATTTGGGAGCAAGACTATGGAATTTGCTCGTAGGGTCAGGGTCGGCCTGCCCAGATGACAGGCGCGCGGGGTGGCACATCATCCTCAGCGTGTCCAGAAGAACATCATTCCGCAACACATTTCTCGACACATGCTTTACATCTCTCCTGCCGAAACTACCAACAGAGTATCTCTGCGATGGGGTTCTCGAGTTCATCAAGGAGAAATTACAGTGCTTCTCTAACGAAGGCGGCACATTACTGGATGACGAGACCCATGTTGTCCAGACAGCGATCGAACAGCTCTGGAGACTGATACTAGAGGCAGACGATTCGACCCTTGTAAACCAAGCGATCGCAAcgcttgcccttggcgtgTACTTGGAAGGCTGTTCTGTCGCCGGCCATCCGTTACCTCATGCACGGCGGATGCACCTTGCGCTCGTCGGTCGCTGCCTGAACCAGCTCAAGGGTGCCGCTGATACTCTCAAGCGATCTGTCGATGGTTCACCAAGCAGCGATGGCGATTCGATGATCATTGTTCTCTCCGAAACGGAGACTGCTAGACAGGAGCGCGTCTTTACTCGTTCTCTTCAGCTGCTCCGTTTCTTCCTCAAGAAATACCAGTCAAAGCCCAACTTTGCTGTGGCAGACCTGCGGTCTTACATGTCTAGAACACCCGATCCAGTCGAGGGAGACTCAGCGCAGCTCAAGTATCAATCCTTTGATGGCGACGAACAAACTGACATCATGCCATTGAATATTGGCAAATTGAACACGGTGTCGTCACTCCTTGCCACCCTTCGGGAAGAGACAGGGTTCGACAACTATCGTGCGTATTACCGAGGACGTCAGCTATTGCCGGCAGAAGGAGATAGTTGCAAGTCATTGCAAGAGCTTGACATTCAGGACGGCTTTATCATAGTCAAGCGGGAAGAGAACTATTCATCCTCGCCAGTGCGGATCAAGCCCGGATCGCTTCCGCTCGAGGTGGAAGTTCTGGCACACTTTGAGGAGCTCTGGGACTACCTTAGCATGGAGGAACGGATCGCAGAAGAG ATCTATGACTTTGTGGTAAACATTCCAGCGGACGGCTACATCATGTCCCAATTTGATAGCGACTCGACGTCCTCTTACCGAGAGTTGTTCCTCCCCGGGCAGCCTTTCAAGTCTCTGtatgccatccatgccctGACGGAGTACGTCGAGAGCCCTCGTCGGACTACTGCAGCGGCTCCCCCAGCACAGAGCCCCGAGAGTAATGCAACGTTCAAAGTGCACGATGAGGTGCTCCACAGGTCTTTGCGCCTCATCATTCAGGCGCTGTCGGACCCGAGCGTCCTCGTGGGAACTACAACACGGCTCAAGATGCGGGTGGCGAGTGCTCTGATGCAGACTTTTGTCAAACTGACACAAG GGACGCATCGGTGCATCGCATCTGAAGCCGTCTGCAATCCCGTCAACGGGCCAGCTCCTAAGCGCCTCTTCGAGCTATTATACAATGCTCTTGAATGTCAAGGCGACGCGGGCTTGCCGCTGATTGCGAGCACATGTGTCGCGATTTTACGGCTTGGCCAGTCGGATCAGAATTTCTGGGCTAATATGGCCCAAGAGCCAGCCTTCCATGACCTCATTCAGACTCTTGTTCTTTACGACCCGAGAAGGGCGGTAAGAATGACGGCTGTGGAGCTTCTGGAGAATTTTGTGGACGCGGACGCCCCTCCGTatgacgacaacgaggacCGAGCCACATCGTCTGAAGACCCGGCAGTTCATGGCCTTGCCCAATACCTGTGGCCGGTAGTCTCAGAGCTCATACGCGATGCTGTTCAGCTTCCCGACCAGTGCCATGAGCTATTCAAGCTCCTGAAGAAGCTTTTGGTACATTTGGGTGGACAGATTGACCTGGGGCGGCTGGCGTCGCAAATCAGCCGACTCTTGTTAGAGCATGGAACCACCGAG CACATGTCGGATCAAGACCCACACGACCCTGTCATCGCTGGCCTAGcagccctgctgctgttgtgtCTCAACGAGGATTCTGCTTTGGTCGCATCCGCGATATGGCCTGA AAAATTCATTCGTCACCTTTTCACACGACATCTGTTCCCTGAGCGGGTCAAGGAAGGTTCCCTTTCAGTATCGCGAATCGTCCTGAACACAGACACTCGAGCGAAGCTATACGAGATTATCTATCGTTTCGCCAGCCAAGACTGTGATGAGCTGCATGAGGTATTGGATTTGCTCAACCAGCTTGTGCCTTTCTTCGAGGACGATAACG ACGAGCCGTACCTCTACGATCTCCCCCAGCAATTCGATCGGTTCAAGGCTCTTCGTGCACCTTGCGGTTATGCTGGACTCCGAAATTTATCCAACACGTGCTATCTCAACGCCTTGCTAACGCAGCTGTACATGAACCCGAGCTTTCGGCAATTCATCTTGAGCGTGAACACAGAGGATCCAAGCGATACCCAGGAGCTGCTGTTCCATACTCAGAATGTCTTCGGTTATTTGCAGGAGAGCTATCGCCGCTACGTCGATCCAATAACCTTTGTCAGTGCCATCAAGACCTACGACGATACGATGATCGACATTTACAATCAGATGGACGTCGATGAGTTCTACAACTTACTGTTCGATCGGTGGGAGGGCCAATTCCCTCTAGCTGAAGACCGCAAGCAACTCAGATCCTTCTACGGCGGACAGCTGGTACAACAAGTCAAGTCCAAGGAATGCGAACATATTTCTGAGAGGCTTGAGCCATTCTCGGCGATCCAATGCGATATCAAAGGGAACGGCACCTTGGAAGAGAGTCTCCAGGCGTATGTGGGCGGTGAAGTTATGGATGGTG ACAACAAGTACAAGTGTTCCACGTGCGACCGACACGTCGCTGCCGTCAAGAG GGCCTGTCTGAAGGACGTCCCCGACAATGTCATTTTTCACCTGAAACGTTTCGATTTCAACCTGCGGACCCTTCAGCGTAGCAAGATCAATGATCGCTTCTCCTTCCCCCGCAAGATCGACTTGCGGCCTTACACCATGGAGCACCTAAGCAATCcagatgctgctgcagaagAGGATATTTTCGAGCTCGTTGGAGTTCTTGTTCATACGGGCACGGCCGAGTCAGGTCACTACTACTCGTATGTCAGGGAGCGACCCTGTACTCCTGGCGTTGACAGCTGGGTTGAGTTTAACGACGACATCGTAACGCCATGGGATCCGTCGCACCTAGCAAACGCGACGTTCGGTGGCCCTGATCACCGAGCCGCATTCGACGGCAACGGTATCATTTACGACAAGGCGTATAGCGCTTACATGCTTTTCTACCAGCGATCGTCATCGCTAGAGGCGCAACAGAGTGTAATGACCACTCAAAACCTATCCACTCCATTACGCGTCGAGGTACCGGGTCCTCTGCAGGAGCACATCGTGGCGGAGAACACAGTCATTTTGAAGCGTCATTGCCTTTTTGACCCATCTCACACTATGTTTGTCCACAGCTGTTTCGCCCGTGGCAAGCAGATGGAGAGGCAATTCGCCTCGCTGGAAGATCGAGGTCACGAGCTGCAAAGCCTTGCCGTGGAGGTGGCGCTGTCACACCTGGACCAAATCGTTTCGCGCACCAAGGACACGCCCTTCTTCGTCCCCTACTCGAAAACGCTTCAGGACGCAGTTTCCGACTGTCCCAAATGCGCACTGGAACTCATCGAGTACTTCTTGCTGCGGCATTCGGCATATAGGGCACTGATTCAGCGAAGCCCCGAGCAGCACGTCAGGGCGTTTGCCGGCGAAATCATGATTCGTGCTGTCAAGAAGATCGCCGAAGAACTGCCTCAGGTCTACAATGGCGATAGCCACCACGTGATAGATGCTGCATCAATCGCCGACGGACTCGACCCTGACGACATGTCTAGGCACAGCAGCCTTGCGCCAGATGGCGATGTCGCGAGGCAGCCGGTGTTGCGGGGAATGGTCACGCTGCTTAATTATCTATGGCAGTTCTTCCACCTCCATCTTCGCTCGTGGGATGAGGTCTTTGGCACCATGCTAGCGTTCTCGAAGCTCGGACCGCGCGAGGCCGTTGCGCTCCTCTCTGAAGACTTCCTCGAGCGGCTCCtgcgcatcatcaccgccgacaCGTCGAGCCATCTGGCCGCAAACTATGCTCGCATGCTCACCGCCATTCTCCGACGAGGCAACAGGGCACCGTCGTATTCTGCCATTATTTGTCTCATCGACCACCTCATGTCGCAGCTGCATCCTACCTTCGGTGCCGAGTTCATCATCGAGGATGCCTCGGATCGACTCGACCAGGAGACGCCTGTTCCCTGGACGTCAGAGGAGGTTCAAATTATACACGACGAGCCGGTTGGCCGCGTGGGCAGTCTCTTCGTGGAGAAGGTTTTGTCCATCGACCAAGCCCGGGAGGCCACGAGGAGCATCGTGAGCCGTTTGACCACCATGGGTTCATATATGGAAGTGAAGGTCCTGGAAACCCTGAGCCGCAACACACAGATTGATTCAGTGAATCCGCACTTCGAGGCTTTCCTCAAAGGGGCTGAGCGATATATCGAAAGCACCCGCGCGACGAAGCACGTGGAACTCCTCATCCGCCACATCTGCGATCAAGCCCGTAAGTCGCAGAACTATGAAGGGGCAGCGTTACTCTCCTTCATGCGGTTCGCGATGCGCTCACAGCAACCCGACGAAGCGGCAGCCGAGGCCAGAAGGTTGTACTGCCGTGACCTGATTCCCTCATGGGCACCATATCTGCTGGTGTATCCCGACACAGACACAAGACACGACGCGGAGCAGCTTATCGAAAAGGAGATTTTTGAGCAGCGGTTTGCGCGTGCGTCCGCAGGGGACGAGGACACTGGCGAGTTAGACAACACCGAAAGCTTGATAGCCGTCGAGTCGTTGGATGAGGTAATGCACCAACTGGCGACACAGTGTCTCGTGTACTTGCGCGAGGCGCACATCAAGCGTCGAGTTCGGATCGAGCGCCAGGCGGCCTACTGCATACTTCGAGTGGTGGGCAAATGCGCACCGCAGCCGGGAAGCGCGCAGGAAACCAGACTCGATGACGACATCATGTTCTCGGCGATACAGAGCGGTATGCGTTCTTTTGCCCTGTGGCCTGCTGGTGTCGTGGACAGTTCTGACAATGTCGCAGAGATTGTTGAGCCTCTGCAGCGTCTTATGGTGGATGAAGTGGATGATGACGTCTCGGGTGAGTCTGACTCTCTAGTGACTGCGTCCAAGGCACGACGGCATATGGACTGA